One Streptosporangium sp. NBC_01495 DNA window includes the following coding sequences:
- a CDS encoding SMI1/KNR4 family protein has translation MTIRDTLPGVLRMITSRKVRLALAAAVLAAVVVAVARLWRRAEERRAALPIEGSRGVSPAEGPVASSVKEPAPGAERATRWPPAPILGTPTDEDLRRYAARPPSAFRAAVERTFERGPRTPGKPLDEGTRSRLVRWGAAGIALCLLAFGTQLLESAVFSNGVETVEVTDFGSLYGTDGGCELEPGLHLTDEQGTASVYGCVEQGSYPAEPVQPYETPTPYETPSPYETAATPVAVPDADCHPRARTPRVRALNPRVTRAVNHQWRRIERWLEANAPASRRTLGKPARARTIAVAEAQMGLRFPDDLRASLLRHDGASVVADTWPFGFLGNWNQGVRGIRDTWRQLCGIDAEVEGAAELDADVRAEWWDGRMIPFGADGSGNHLVIDSVVRDVGDTDHEGQMSFTPGETRISSYYGLLRMTADALETGGSIGYWKPVVTDGELDWNVIESDVVQE, from the coding sequence ATGACGATTCGGGATACCCTGCCGGGCGTGTTGCGGATGATCACTTCTCGGAAGGTACGGCTCGCGCTCGCCGCCGCGGTGCTGGCGGCGGTCGTCGTGGCGGTCGCCCGCCTGTGGCGCCGAGCGGAGGAGCGCCGGGCCGCCCTTCCGATCGAGGGATCCCGGGGCGTCTCCCCGGCGGAGGGCCCGGTCGCCTCCTCGGTAAAGGAACCGGCCCCCGGAGCCGAGCGCGCGACGCGGTGGCCCCCGGCGCCCATCCTCGGCACCCCCACGGACGAGGACCTCAGGCGGTACGCCGCCAGGCCGCCCTCCGCCTTCCGGGCCGCCGTCGAGCGGACGTTCGAGCGGGGGCCGCGGACACCGGGGAAGCCGTTGGACGAGGGCACCCGGAGCCGCCTGGTCCGCTGGGGCGCCGCCGGGATCGCGCTGTGCCTGCTCGCCTTCGGCACGCAGCTTCTGGAGAGCGCGGTCTTCTCGAACGGGGTGGAGACCGTCGAGGTGACCGATTTCGGGAGCTTGTACGGCACGGACGGGGGATGCGAGCTGGAGCCGGGGCTGCACCTCACGGACGAGCAGGGGACGGCGAGCGTGTACGGGTGCGTGGAACAGGGTTCCTACCCGGCGGAACCCGTCCAGCCATACGAGACCCCGACCCCGTACGAGACTCCGAGCCCGTACGAGACCGCTGCGACTCCCGTGGCGGTTCCCGACGCCGACTGCCACCCGCGGGCGCGGACCCCGCGGGTGCGGGCACTCAACCCCAGGGTGACCCGGGCGGTGAACCACCAGTGGCGCCGCATCGAGAGGTGGCTGGAGGCCAACGCCCCCGCGAGCCGCCGCACGCTGGGCAAGCCCGCCAGAGCCCGTACGATCGCCGTCGCGGAGGCGCAGATGGGTTTGCGTTTCCCCGACGATCTGCGTGCCTCCCTGCTGCGGCACGACGGGGCCTCCGTCGTGGCCGACACCTGGCCGTTCGGGTTCCTCGGTAACTGGAACCAGGGGGTCCGCGGGATCCGTGACACCTGGCGGCAGCTGTGCGGGATAGACGCGGAGGTCGAGGGCGCCGCCGAACTCGACGCCGACGTACGGGCGGAGTGGTGGGACGGGCGGATGATCCCGTTCGGCGCCGACGGGAGCGGCAATCACCTGGTGATCGACTCCGTGGTGCGTGACGTCGGCGACACCGATCACGAGGGCCAGATGAGTTTCACGCCCGGCGAAACCCGGATCAGTTCCTACTACGGCCTGCTGAGGATGACGGCGGATGCTCTGGAGACCGGCGGGTCCATCGGTTACTGGAAGCCGGTCGTCACCGATGGCGAGCTGGACTGGAACGTGATCGAGAGTGACGTCGTCCAGGAGTGA